In Blastopirellula sediminis, the following proteins share a genomic window:
- a CDS encoding phosphorylase family protein, with protein MTQTIHFEDLRFKVDFAILTIREDEFEAVFKRFSPCIPVICGKQNYEYRELKSAGGGSLRVVITRTYDQGHNAAHSATRNIIDDLHPKWIVLAGIAGGVPDTEFTLGDVLIANSIHDLSVTAEIENKPVGFRPSGGMAHPAVERLLSTLPAWRDRLGPWNHQDSLGQEKPKITVAENINADCYYGEDDTRVEVQRIMRGHFPDAQRPRPPIFKIGTAATSNVLLKNTRVLREWKSNARQITHIEMELGGAYSAARHGTDVETPLLSVRGISDIVGYKRDHHWTQFACDSAASFLHAILTNIPIEMFFGTSAEQEPIRELDPLPTPTIDEIVAAFGLTSQPLLTFSVSDDAFIHRPEQSTLVDFISNQGSSRVLFVLGPPGCGKTALLARLTKLAIDQGATAISFKADLLDDSAPFANWGKNTIGKEISAIDAIKAIASRTRVVVVVDQLDALASTVDLTSDRLNRVVAFIHQCSTIPQVSVVCSCRTFEYEHDTRLSALSPTTIELELPNWESVSEFLNDRGISENSNWADSFRKILRNPQHLHVFLKRFIETGKTSSFDSYQAMLDELWTRRLNTPELRDLAYRIAEYAIENETLWMPQALLEGETPLVEKLCAEKVLRRQGFQIGFEHQTLLEHAKARHFTKTEKSICEHVLERQDAILVRPTIWTVLHYLRSAHTEKYHAELTKLFHADLRSHVRYLLIDFLGVLTNPDERESLHLANQLKSEHFKRRVLIAIRGNKAWFDRFYGTHFPAIMNWNADELWPMLGILLESGEFAREECFKLVEAHWSNDASKDDLTRQFLQETDNWTPRKVELARKIIRRAKDTGNRTWWIEDLVYAISSAIPDLAPLVFLEAVTRDTFHSNILDRPNSWHELPAVAEAAPTAFLTHTWEWFSKTCDEHHRGYQSSIVWEYTGYLPALDDDQSETFCPVTHSIKASVLKVAETWPQKFLEITRSSWESESAPVHRLIAMGLTKAASAIPHSGLEYLLGDRRRLWLGNALSDDSADSKSLIHSLSQKLDSAGFLSLEAAILSWSQYIDPSDVSDEQTDWSREKRLILLKAIPTQLLTDSTRDFIKKEEADFPNWNETNPLNDLHWGRIDEIPQLTKDQMKESSDQLLLACLSVPWQHDRTTNEMTRTEDGWTCQGGARAATQELIELSKEDRPRVLHLLSQLLEKGVERPVADVLRSLADSDFSMADSCELIRQHARFSPASEQYRSQAAYLLYKKCEKEAGFADDICTLLFSWLQMPWDSETQNVHVQKVRENDNTSDQLTSFLWHSHAVELLQIRNSFWPLVALTNGLLLRKSPDFDTWLKYLNVLVDGNLHHDTWTFFCRHFRWIGTKNCNSELGEKTVAKLFRIRREIRFSIHAMRLVASISDSLSQDFVQSYLSELLLSDDEKHCQAYGELLALLAFRGTPHDWAITKLNQYLELPKARDRHEELVFSGIALTSASVWDETAARQSACNALCRIIPLATNDIANAVGNVFWATEDFSVETNTELLIQAFCRNPGAIAPQFMLDAMELFSKLLPDYRHEILEICRWIVENGSKQDPSSVVYSLYEPGPILVNIAMTLQRFQDTRANALSLLEELMRIGLDDAFKILNEIDIRPIAVSTRKPRPRRRRKRR; from the coding sequence ATGACACAAACCATTCACTTCGAAGACCTTCGCTTCAAGGTCGACTTCGCCATTCTTACGATCCGGGAAGATGAATTCGAAGCAGTGTTTAAGCGGTTCTCGCCATGCATTCCCGTAATTTGTGGAAAGCAAAACTATGAATACCGAGAGCTGAAATCAGCTGGCGGGGGAAGTTTGCGAGTCGTCATTACCCGTACATACGATCAAGGTCATAATGCTGCCCACTCGGCGACACGAAATATTATCGATGACTTACATCCAAAATGGATCGTCTTAGCAGGAATAGCCGGTGGCGTCCCTGACACCGAATTCACGCTCGGCGATGTTTTAATTGCAAACAGCATCCACGATCTATCGGTTACGGCAGAGATCGAAAACAAGCCTGTGGGATTTCGTCCCAGTGGCGGAATGGCTCATCCAGCAGTTGAGAGGTTACTTAGCACATTGCCTGCTTGGCGAGATCGACTTGGGCCGTGGAATCATCAAGATTCGTTGGGACAAGAAAAACCCAAAATCACTGTCGCTGAGAACATCAACGCGGACTGCTATTACGGCGAGGATGACACCCGTGTTGAAGTACAACGCATTATGCGAGGTCATTTTCCCGACGCCCAGAGACCACGTCCGCCAATTTTCAAGATAGGTACAGCGGCAACATCAAATGTTCTGCTAAAGAACACACGTGTTCTTCGCGAATGGAAAAGCAACGCCAGACAAATCACCCATATCGAAATGGAGCTTGGAGGCGCTTACTCGGCGGCTCGTCACGGAACAGATGTGGAAACCCCGTTGCTCAGCGTACGGGGAATTAGCGATATCGTTGGGTACAAACGCGATCATCACTGGACGCAATTCGCGTGTGATTCAGCCGCGTCGTTTTTGCACGCAATACTCACGAACATTCCTATCGAAATGTTTTTCGGAACAAGTGCCGAACAGGAACCGATACGCGAACTCGATCCATTGCCGACCCCGACGATCGATGAAATTGTGGCAGCCTTCGGACTTACGTCTCAACCACTGCTTACATTTTCCGTTTCAGACGATGCATTTATTCATCGACCCGAGCAAAGTACTCTCGTAGATTTCATATCGAACCAAGGATCATCACGAGTCCTATTCGTTCTCGGCCCTCCCGGCTGTGGAAAGACCGCTCTTCTCGCGCGGCTAACAAAGCTTGCAATCGATCAAGGGGCAACCGCAATCTCATTCAAAGCGGATCTCCTAGATGACAGTGCTCCATTTGCGAACTGGGGAAAGAACACTATAGGCAAAGAGATTTCTGCTATCGACGCAATCAAAGCCATAGCGTCACGTACACGAGTCGTCGTCGTGGTCGACCAGTTGGATGCATTAGCCAGCACAGTTGACTTAACATCGGACAGGCTGAATCGCGTTGTCGCATTCATTCATCAATGCTCTACAATTCCACAGGTGTCGGTCGTCTGCTCCTGCCGCACTTTTGAATATGAACACGATACTCGACTCAGCGCTCTTAGTCCCACAACCATCGAACTTGAACTCCCAAACTGGGAAAGTGTTTCCGAATTCCTTAACGATCGCGGGATTTCCGAGAATTCGAATTGGGCGGACTCGTTTCGCAAAATACTGCGAAACCCGCAACATTTGCACGTATTTCTAAAACGCTTTATTGAAACCGGAAAAACTAGCTCGTTTGACTCGTACCAAGCCATGCTCGACGAGTTGTGGACACGCAGACTTAACACTCCGGAACTGCGTGACTTGGCATATCGCATTGCGGAATACGCCATCGAAAACGAAACGCTCTGGATGCCCCAAGCCTTACTTGAAGGAGAGACTCCACTTGTTGAAAAGCTTTGCGCGGAAAAAGTACTTCGCCGACAAGGATTCCAAATTGGGTTCGAGCATCAAACGCTACTAGAACACGCAAAAGCACGTCATTTTACGAAAACCGAAAAGTCCATCTGCGAACACGTGCTAGAACGCCAAGACGCGATTCTCGTTCGACCTACGATCTGGACAGTACTTCACTACCTTAGATCCGCGCACACGGAAAAGTACCATGCGGAACTCACAAAACTATTTCATGCTGACTTGCGATCACACGTTCGATACTTATTGATCGACTTTCTCGGTGTGTTGACCAATCCCGACGAACGAGAATCACTTCATTTGGCCAATCAATTGAAATCCGAGCATTTCAAGAGACGCGTACTAATTGCTATCCGAGGCAATAAAGCTTGGTTCGACCGTTTCTACGGAACGCATTTTCCTGCCATCATGAACTGGAATGCCGATGAATTGTGGCCCATGCTCGGCATCCTTCTAGAATCCGGTGAATTTGCGAGGGAAGAATGCTTCAAACTAGTTGAAGCCCATTGGAGCAATGACGCCTCGAAAGATGATTTAACCCGTCAATTCCTCCAGGAGACCGATAACTGGACGCCACGCAAAGTCGAGTTAGCACGCAAAATAATCCGCCGGGCCAAAGACACCGGAAATCGCACCTGGTGGATTGAAGATCTTGTGTATGCGATCTCATCGGCCATTCCAGACCTTGCCCCGCTTGTCTTCCTCGAAGCCGTTACGCGCGACACATTTCATTCGAACATCCTTGATCGCCCAAACTCATGGCACGAACTCCCAGCAGTCGCAGAAGCAGCACCAACAGCATTCTTGACGCACACTTGGGAATGGTTTTCCAAAACCTGTGACGAACACCATCGCGGATATCAATCGTCAATAGTCTGGGAGTACACAGGATATCTCCCCGCTTTAGATGACGATCAAAGCGAAACTTTTTGCCCAGTCACGCACTCAATTAAGGCTTCAGTTTTGAAAGTCGCCGAGACTTGGCCCCAGAAGTTCCTTGAGATTACAAGATCTTCTTGGGAGTCCGAAAGCGCTCCCGTTCATCGCTTGATTGCGATGGGTCTTACAAAGGCGGCGTCAGCAATTCCACACTCGGGACTTGAGTATCTGCTGGGAGACCGCCGCCGTCTCTGGCTAGGAAACGCACTTAGCGACGACTCGGCTGACTCCAAATCACTCATTCACTCGTTGTCTCAAAAACTCGATAGCGCAGGGTTTCTGTCTCTCGAAGCAGCAATCTTGTCATGGTCGCAATACATAGATCCATCGGACGTTAGCGACGAGCAAACTGATTGGAGCCGAGAAAAGAGATTAATACTGCTTAAGGCTATTCCGACTCAACTCCTTACCGACTCGACTCGCGATTTCATTAAAAAAGAAGAGGCTGATTTTCCAAACTGGAACGAGACGAACCCGTTGAACGACTTGCACTGGGGACGCATCGACGAAATCCCTCAACTCACCAAGGACCAGATGAAGGAGTCATCCGATCAATTGCTATTAGCGTGCCTGAGCGTTCCATGGCAACATGATCGCACGACAAACGAAATGACCAGAACAGAGGACGGCTGGACATGTCAAGGAGGCGCGAGAGCCGCTACGCAAGAACTCATCGAGCTATCCAAAGAGGACCGACCTCGTGTCCTCCACCTCCTTTCTCAATTGTTAGAGAAAGGAGTAGAGCGACCGGTTGCTGATGTGCTCCGCTCCCTTGCGGACAGTGACTTTTCAATGGCAGATTCATGCGAACTAATCCGCCAACATGCGAGATTCTCTCCTGCATCGGAGCAATACCGCTCCCAAGCCGCTTATCTACTTTACAAGAAGTGCGAAAAAGAGGCCGGCTTTGCTGACGACATTTGCACTCTGCTTTTTTCGTGGCTTCAAATGCCGTGGGATTCTGAAACTCAAAACGTACATGTGCAAAAGGTCCGTGAGAACGATAATACCTCAGACCAACTGACCTCTTTTCTTTGGCATTCGCATGCAGTCGAGTTGCTGCAAATTAGAAACTCTTTTTGGCCCTTAGTCGCTCTTACAAATGGCTTGCTTCTCAGAAAATCACCTGATTTCGATACGTGGCTAAAATACCTTAATGTTCTCGTTGACGGCAATTTACATCACGACACCTGGACGTTCTTCTGTCGACACTTTCGATGGATCGGCACAAAGAATTGCAATTCCGAGTTAGGCGAAAAAACAGTTGCCAAATTGTTCCGCATTAGGCGTGAAATTAGATTTTCTATTCACGCGATGCGTCTTGTCGCTTCGATCAGTGATTCATTGTCACAAGACTTTGTTCAAAGCTATCTATCCGAACTACTCCTGTCAGACGACGAAAAGCACTGTCAAGCCTATGGCGAACTTCTAGCGTTACTGGCATTTCGCGGCACTCCTCATGACTGGGCCATTACTAAACTGAATCAGTATTTAGAGTTGCCAAAAGCTCGAGACAGGCACGAAGAACTCGTCTTCTCGGGCATTGCGCTAACGTCCGCGAGCGTTTGGGATGAGACCGCGGCTAGGCAAAGTGCATGCAACGCTCTTTGCAGAATAATCCCGCTCGCCACCAATGATATTGCGAACGCGGTTGGAAATGTCTTTTGGGCAACCGAGGACTTTTCCGTCGAAACAAATACCGAATTGTTGATACAAGCATTTTGCAGGAATCCCGGCGCGATAGCGCCTCAATTCATGTTGGATGCGATGGAACTTTTTTCGAAGTTGCTCCCTGACTATCGACACGAGATCCTAGAGATCTGCCGTTGGATAGTCGAAAACGGCTCAAAACAAGACCCAAGCTCCGTAGTTTATAGCCTCTACGAACCAGGGCCAATTCTTGTGAACATTGCGATGACGCTTCAGAGGTTTCAAGATACAAGAGCAAACGCCCTTTCGCTTCTAGAGGAACTAATGCGCATTGGCCTCGATGACGCATTCAAGATTCTTAATGAAATTGACATACGGCCAATCGCTGTTTCCACTCGAAAGCCAAGGCCCAGAAGACGACGAAAACGTCGCTGA